A stretch of the Dehalococcoidales bacterium genome encodes the following:
- a CDS encoding TRAP transporter large permease yields the protein MSAVATGLIGIAVLITLFLIGTPVGFAMAIVGTVGFCMLVSPEAGLSLLARDVWVTFSNYSLTVIPMFIFMGSLAFATGMSRKLYSSTHKIFGQFKGGLVIATIAACAGFAAICGSTNATAAAMGRVALPEMKRFNYDDSLATGSVAAAGSLGILIPPSTVFMVYGIMTEQSIGSLFLAGIVPGIMLTILFIIVVILMCWKNPALAPAGEATSWKEKFTGLAGMADTIVLFTLVIGGLFLGLFSPMQAGAVGAAGVLILGLIRRQMNLPNFLFAVKDALKITCEVIVIITGAVVFGHFMAVTTIPANLAGWVGGLDLHPAAIMCIIILIYLVGGFFMDALAMITLTIPIIYPLVTALGFNPIWFGVIVVLVTEMGVITPPVGLNVYVIKSITEDVALETIFKGIFPFLAAILVAIGILLAFPQIATFLPNLLH from the coding sequence ATGAGTGCAGTAGCCACAGGGCTAATCGGCATTGCCGTATTGATTACCCTCTTCCTGATTGGCACGCCGGTTGGTTTCGCTATGGCAATTGTAGGAACCGTCGGGTTTTGCATGCTTGTTTCTCCAGAAGCCGGGTTGAGCCTGCTGGCAAGAGATGTCTGGGTTACCTTTTCCAACTATTCGTTAACGGTAATCCCGATGTTTATTTTTATGGGTTCTCTGGCGTTTGCCACCGGAATGAGCCGGAAGTTATACTCCTCCACCCATAAGATATTTGGCCAGTTTAAAGGCGGGCTGGTTATTGCCACTATTGCCGCCTGTGCCGGTTTTGCTGCCATTTGCGGTTCCACCAATGCTACTGCTGCCGCGATGGGGAGAGTAGCTCTGCCAGAAATGAAGAGGTTCAATTACGACGATTCACTGGCAACCGGCTCTGTAGCAGCAGCCGGATCTTTGGGGATACTGATTCCACCCAGCACCGTGTTCATGGTCTACGGTATTATGACGGAGCAATCGATAGGCTCTCTCTTCCTGGCTGGTATTGTTCCCGGCATAATGCTCACAATCTTGTTTATAATTGTAGTGATATTGATGTGCTGGAAGAATCCGGCACTAGCCCCAGCCGGAGAGGCGACCAGTTGGAAAGAAAAATTTACCGGGCTGGCCGGAATGGCAGATACCATCGTCCTGTTTACGCTGGTAATTGGCGGACTTTTCCTGGGCTTATTCAGCCCTATGCAGGCAGGTGCAGTTGGCGCAGCCGGGGTGCTGATACTTGGCTTGATCCGGCGGCAGATGAACCTGCCCAACTTCCTGTTTGCAGTAAAAGATGCGCTTAAAATCACCTGTGAGGTGATAGTTATTATCACCGGTGCGGTCGTGTTTGGCCACTTTATGGCAGTCACCACAATCCCAGCCAATCTGGCTGGATGGGTAGGAGGCTTGGATCTGCACCCAGCCGCCATAATGTGTATAATAATACTTATCTATCTCGTTGGCGGCTTTTTCATGGATGCATTAGCCATGATAACGCTTACCATTCCAATCATTTACCCACTGGTTACAGCGCTCGGTTTCAATCCGATATGGTTCGGGGTAATCGTAGTACTGGTTACCGAAATGGGCGTTATTACCCCTCCGGTAGGTTTGAACGTTTATGTCATCAAGAGTATCACCGAAGACGTAGCTTTGGAAACTATTTTCAAGGGTATTTTCCCCTTCCTTGCGGCCATCCTTGTAGCCATCGGGATACTGCTGGCATTCCCGCAGATTGCCACCTTCCTGCCAAATCTGCTGCACTAA
- a CDS encoding TRAP transporter small permease, producing the protein MEKLEKISKGLNQGFNWVAGAGLVIMLVLTVADVIAIKVFSSPIPGTIELVSFLSVVVIAFALAYTQQLKGHIQVDFFVTRLPHIIRDFFGALVSAIGIVLFALLAWRSFEYAQVLQLTGEVSMTQRIPFYPFVYAIAVCCIPVCLQLLIELINYISRMVKR; encoded by the coding sequence ATGGAAAAACTAGAAAAGATCTCCAAGGGATTAAACCAGGGCTTTAACTGGGTTGCCGGCGCTGGGCTGGTTATCATGCTCGTACTGACGGTGGCTGATGTAATAGCTATCAAGGTATTCTCTTCTCCTATCCCCGGCACTATTGAGCTGGTGAGTTTTTTGAGCGTAGTTGTGATTGCCTTTGCTTTGGCTTATACACAACAGCTAAAAGGGCACATTCAGGTGGATTTTTTCGTTACCCGCCTGCCGCATATAATCAGAGACTTTTTTGGTGCACTGGTTTCCGCTATTGGTATAGTCCTTTTCGCCCTGCTGGCATGGAGAAGCTTTGAATATGCACAGGTTCTTCAGCTTACCGGCGAAGTATCCATGACGCAGAGAATTCCCTTTTACCCCTTTGTATATGCCATAGCTGTTTGCTGTATCCCGGTATGCCTTCAGCTTTTAATTGAACTGATTAATTATATAAGCCGGATGGTTAAGAGATGA